A genomic region of Kribbella sp. NBC_00382 contains the following coding sequences:
- a CDS encoding carbohydrate ABC transporter permease translates to MAVDTLPLQTATNAKPPPTGPTPRWRNKETLAAWLFILPSLIGFLIFTAGPVVAAGVISLLNWNLFSSPTFAGLKNFARLGPDPTFWSALGNTVYFTLVSVPLTILVSLALALLLNQGLRRIAVFRSLLLLPYATITVAVAFVWIWLYIPHGGLVNTVLGWFGFDGPAWLISDNWAMPALIAMSVWKSFGFGMVVFLAGLQAIPQQLYEAAKVDGSSSWQSFRSVTLPMLSPSLFFVIVTSVIGSFQVFDQALIMTNGGPGSRTTTLVMYIYRTGFENYDQGYAAAQSLVLFGFIVVITAAQFVLQRRLVHYDN, encoded by the coding sequence ATGGCCGTCGACACACTGCCCCTTCAAACGGCAACGAACGCCAAGCCTCCACCGACCGGACCGACGCCGCGGTGGCGGAACAAGGAGACGCTCGCCGCCTGGCTGTTCATCCTGCCCAGCCTGATCGGCTTCCTGATCTTCACCGCCGGCCCGGTGGTTGCGGCCGGCGTGATCTCACTGCTCAACTGGAACCTGTTCAGCTCCCCCACCTTCGCCGGACTGAAGAACTTCGCCCGGCTAGGACCCGATCCGACCTTCTGGTCCGCGCTCGGCAACACCGTGTACTTCACCCTGGTGAGCGTCCCGTTGACGATCCTGGTGAGTCTCGCGCTGGCCTTGCTGCTCAACCAGGGCCTGCGCCGGATCGCGGTCTTCCGCTCCCTGCTGCTGTTGCCGTACGCAACGATCACGGTGGCGGTCGCGTTCGTCTGGATCTGGCTCTACATCCCGCACGGTGGCCTGGTGAACACCGTGCTCGGCTGGTTCGGCTTCGACGGCCCGGCCTGGCTGATCAGCGACAACTGGGCGATGCCGGCGCTGATCGCGATGAGCGTCTGGAAGAGCTTCGGGTTCGGCATGGTCGTCTTCCTGGCCGGTCTGCAGGCGATCCCGCAGCAGCTCTACGAGGCGGCCAAGGTGGACGGCAGCTCGAGCTGGCAGAGCTTCCGCAGTGTCACGCTGCCGATGCTGTCACCGTCGCTGTTCTTCGTCATCGTGACCTCGGTGATCGGCTCGTTCCAGGTCTTCGACCAGGCACTCATCATGACCAACGGCGGGCCGGGATCGCGGACCACGACGCTCGTCATGTACATCTACCGGACCGGCTTCGAGAACTACGACCAGGGGTATGCCGCGGCGCAGTCGCTGGTCCTGTTCGGGTTCATCGTCGTCATCACCGCGGCCCAGTTCGTGCTGCAGCGGAGGCTCGTCCACTATGACAACTAA
- a CDS encoding sugar phosphate isomerase/epimerase family protein → MTYQWSVFTKPWSGLPGDELGKLVAGLGFTGAEIPVRDTAFVTPATAESDLPPFVEQLRAEGVEPISIASDLSESAFSAAAKAGVPMIRIMAPLGPDGYAASVRRIRQELEDAAVLVTQYGVQVGVQPHHGKFVTSSLGVLHLLEGLPDEFKVVWDAAHDALAGDDPAITLELVRDRLGIVNLKNAKYIQTDEGWKTWFGQADDGLSDWSAVFANLQDYTGPICLTGQYSDPSVPVEDRLTADLATARALA, encoded by the coding sequence ATGACCTATCAATGGTCCGTCTTCACCAAACCCTGGTCCGGCCTTCCCGGTGACGAGTTGGGCAAGCTCGTCGCCGGCCTCGGCTTCACCGGCGCCGAGATCCCCGTCCGCGACACCGCCTTCGTCACCCCGGCCACCGCCGAGTCCGACCTGCCGCCGTTCGTCGAGCAACTCCGCGCCGAGGGCGTCGAGCCGATCAGCATCGCCAGCGACCTGTCGGAGAGCGCGTTCTCGGCAGCGGCCAAGGCGGGCGTCCCGATGATCCGCATCATGGCGCCCCTCGGTCCGGACGGGTACGCGGCGTCGGTACGCCGGATCCGCCAGGAACTGGAGGACGCGGCCGTGCTCGTCACGCAGTACGGCGTACAGGTCGGTGTGCAACCGCACCACGGCAAGTTCGTCACGTCGTCTCTGGGTGTCCTCCACCTATTGGAAGGCCTCCCCGACGAGTTCAAGGTCGTCTGGGACGCCGCCCACGATGCCCTGGCCGGCGATGACCCCGCTATCACGCTCGAGCTGGTGCGGGATCGCCTCGGCATCGTCAACCTCAAGAACGCCAAATACATCCAGACCGACGAGGGCTGGAAGACCTGGTTCGGCCAAGCCGACGACGGCCTGTCCGACTGGTCAGCCGTCTTCGCCAACCTCCAGGACTACACCGGCCCGATCTGCCTCACCGGCCAGTACTCCGACCCGTCCGTCCCCGTCGAGGACCGGCTGACCGCAGACCTGGCCACGGCCCGCGCACTGGCTTGA
- a CDS encoding carbohydrate ABC transporter permease — MTTNALTPLLKNPVATRKLVVFACYLVTALTLVPVVMMVLVAFQSDAESMAAQPSFWPSSWHPENLRRAFELVPLGRYLLNTIIFAAGTTLLETVTAALAAYAFARLNFPGRTWLFGIYLATLMIPSQVTLIPQFILVAKLHGIDTWPGMILPHAFTALGVFLLRQFFLGIPRDYEEAARLDGANRWQAFTRVIVPLAVPAIATLAVFKFIGQWNNLLWPLVISNSDSTRTAAVGLQVFQDTNGTQWNLLLMAATITTVPLIVLFFLTQRWFVKGITMSGLGGR, encoded by the coding sequence ATGACAACTAACGCCCTGACCCCGCTGCTGAAGAACCCGGTGGCCACCCGCAAGCTGGTCGTCTTCGCGTGTTACCTGGTGACCGCGCTGACGCTGGTACCGGTTGTGATGATGGTCCTGGTCGCGTTCCAGTCCGATGCCGAGTCGATGGCCGCGCAGCCGTCGTTCTGGCCGAGCAGTTGGCATCCGGAGAACCTCCGGCGCGCGTTCGAGCTGGTTCCGCTCGGCCGGTACCTGCTCAACACGATCATCTTCGCGGCCGGTACGACCCTGCTGGAGACCGTCACGGCCGCGCTGGCGGCGTACGCGTTCGCCCGGCTGAACTTCCCCGGCCGGACCTGGCTGTTCGGGATCTATCTGGCGACGCTGATGATCCCGTCACAGGTGACGCTGATCCCGCAGTTCATCCTGGTCGCGAAGCTGCACGGCATCGACACCTGGCCGGGGATGATCCTGCCGCACGCGTTCACCGCGCTCGGCGTGTTCCTGCTGCGGCAGTTCTTCCTCGGCATCCCGCGCGACTACGAGGAGGCGGCCAGGCTCGACGGTGCCAACCGGTGGCAGGCATTCACCCGGGTGATCGTGCCGCTGGCGGTGCCGGCGATCGCGACGCTCGCGGTCTTCAAGTTCATCGGTCAGTGGAACAACCTGCTCTGGCCGCTAGTCATCTCCAACAGCGACTCGACCCGTACTGCGGCTGTCGGGCTGCAGGTCTTCCAGGACACCAACGGCACCCAGTGGAACCTGCTGTTGATGGCGGCAACCATCACCACGGTCCCGTTGATCGTGCTCTTCTTCCTCACCCAACGCTGGTTCGTCAAAGGCATCACCATGAGCGGGCTCGGAGGCCGCTGA
- a CDS encoding extracellular solute-binding protein: MSALDSRPTPPPQSGLSRRSFLKYTGAAVAASGVLTACSSTPKNAATWSMWSSSPAERKVWEDFSKYVEQQLKLASIPTLTPSGPYPTKLDLQLVSGTASLVTALNGTLIPTYASRGAHQPLDDLIAADPDFKTDDFYPLSRKISSFNGKTYAIGFDVAPTVMYYNKTILAKAGIAAPSKTEPMTWEAFRELAKELTKPPDQYGFTCAPAIDDLVSWIYCAGGNVMNDDQSVSTLNRPEAMQAIQFVIDLFVKDQVTPPISNLVTESSLANFMEGNVAFMQNGPWQVVNVRKAKFDWDVIPFPAGAAGSTPRVSGSSFAIPSGVKGNDLELAWRLLKTLTSTGALDIYAKAGRNNPARLSAGSAFKPPPDNLGVVQDILAGKVAGGHAFDVTTNWNQVKQLLGQDLPRTFLGQVSVADAIDGLTPRLDVLMKQHQDNVRQAEARKG, from the coding sequence ATGTCCGCCCTTGATTCCAGGCCCACCCCACCACCCCAGTCAGGGCTGTCCCGCCGCAGCTTCCTCAAGTACACAGGCGCCGCGGTCGCCGCATCCGGAGTACTCACAGCCTGTTCGTCAACGCCCAAGAACGCGGCCACCTGGTCGATGTGGTCGAGCAGCCCCGCCGAACGCAAGGTCTGGGAAGACTTCAGCAAGTACGTCGAGCAGCAACTGAAGCTCGCATCGATCCCGACCCTCACGCCCTCCGGCCCTTATCCGACCAAGCTCGACCTCCAGCTCGTCAGCGGTACGGCGAGCCTGGTGACCGCGCTGAACGGCACGCTGATCCCGACCTACGCCTCCCGCGGCGCCCATCAGCCACTCGACGACCTGATCGCCGCCGACCCGGACTTCAAGACCGACGACTTCTATCCGTTGAGCCGGAAGATCTCGTCCTTCAACGGCAAGACCTACGCGATCGGCTTCGACGTCGCCCCGACCGTCATGTACTACAACAAGACGATCCTGGCGAAGGCCGGAATCGCAGCGCCGTCCAAGACCGAGCCGATGACCTGGGAAGCCTTCCGGGAGCTCGCCAAGGAACTGACGAAGCCACCTGACCAGTACGGCTTCACCTGCGCGCCGGCGATCGACGACCTCGTCTCGTGGATCTACTGCGCCGGCGGCAACGTGATGAACGACGACCAGTCGGTCAGCACGCTGAACCGGCCGGAGGCGATGCAGGCGATCCAGTTCGTGATCGATCTGTTCGTCAAGGACCAGGTGACGCCACCGATCAGCAACCTGGTGACCGAGAGCTCGCTGGCCAACTTCATGGAGGGCAACGTCGCCTTCATGCAGAACGGTCCGTGGCAGGTGGTGAACGTCCGCAAGGCGAAGTTCGACTGGGATGTCATCCCGTTCCCGGCCGGGGCGGCCGGCAGTACGCCGAGAGTGTCCGGCTCGTCCTTCGCGATCCCCTCGGGTGTCAAAGGCAACGATCTTGAGCTGGCCTGGCGACTGCTCAAGACACTGACCAGCACCGGCGCCCTCGACATCTACGCGAAGGCCGGCCGCAACAACCCGGCCCGACTGTCAGCGGGTAGCGCCTTCAAGCCGCCGCCCGACAACCTCGGAGTCGTGCAGGACATCCTGGCCGGCAAGGTCGCGGGCGGGCACGCGTTCGACGTCACGACCAACTGGAACCAGGTCAAGCAGTTGCTCGGTCAGGACCTGCCGCGGACTTTCCTCGGCCAGGTCTCCGTGGCCGACGCGATCGATGGGTTGACGCCGCGTCTCGACGTACTGATGAAGCAGCACCAGGACAACGTCCGCCAAGCCGAAGCCAGGAAGGGGTGA
- a CDS encoding mandelate racemase/muconate lactonizing enzyme family protein — MSKIRSVEVFPVAVPFARQFVLGSGAVGSPDKPPDQAAAVVFVKLTTEDGVVGWGEQRALPSWSYETAETIAVVIKRHLEPILLELTPFDVELFHQRVTKRLSPSVSNGFPFARAAVDLAMHDAAGKLAGVPVHALLGGKLHDEIPLCSAIGVGAPDVVKEHAQQSSDYSAYKVKIGGDLDSDAAAIETVAEVAGAKPLWLDANQSYRPSALKQLLDRTSHVRTIHCVEQPVPSTDTLAMHRLRELIDLPIAIDEGSFTAQDLARAIRLDAADLVVVKICKAGGLRNALKTAQVALSAGIEILASGLTDCGIGFAAALHLFSQLDLALPAELNGPELLSDLYVEGLTITKAVATVPTAPGLGVQVDEDRIRAESITLLFT; from the coding sequence ATGAGCAAGATCAGATCGGTTGAGGTGTTCCCGGTCGCGGTGCCGTTCGCGCGGCAGTTCGTGCTCGGCAGCGGCGCGGTCGGCTCCCCCGACAAGCCCCCGGACCAGGCGGCGGCGGTGGTGTTCGTGAAGCTCACGACCGAGGACGGGGTGGTCGGTTGGGGTGAGCAGAGAGCGCTCCCCAGCTGGAGCTACGAGACGGCCGAGACGATCGCGGTGGTGATCAAGCGTCATCTCGAGCCGATCCTGCTGGAGCTGACGCCGTTCGATGTCGAGCTCTTCCATCAGCGGGTGACGAAGCGGCTGAGTCCGTCCGTCTCGAACGGCTTCCCGTTCGCGCGGGCAGCGGTCGACCTTGCGATGCATGACGCGGCGGGCAAGCTTGCCGGCGTACCGGTGCATGCGTTGCTCGGCGGCAAGCTGCACGACGAGATTCCGCTGTGCTCGGCGATCGGTGTCGGGGCTCCGGACGTCGTGAAGGAGCACGCTCAGCAGTCGTCGGACTATTCGGCGTACAAGGTGAAGATCGGTGGCGATCTGGACTCGGACGCGGCCGCGATCGAGACGGTCGCGGAGGTGGCCGGCGCCAAGCCGCTGTGGCTGGACGCCAACCAGTCGTACCGGCCGAGCGCGCTCAAGCAGCTCCTCGACCGGACCAGCCACGTCCGCACGATTCATTGCGTGGAGCAACCAGTTCCGAGCACGGACACGCTGGCCATGCACCGGCTGCGCGAGCTGATCGACCTGCCGATCGCGATCGACGAGGGCAGCTTCACCGCGCAGGACCTGGCCCGGGCGATCCGGCTCGACGCCGCCGACCTGGTCGTGGTGAAGATCTGCAAGGCCGGCGGTCTGCGGAACGCGCTGAAGACCGCTCAGGTAGCGCTCTCCGCGGGCATCGAGATCCTCGCCAGCGGCCTGACCGACTGCGGGATCGGCTTCGCGGCCGCGCTGCATCTGTTCAGCCAGCTCGATCTCGCGCTGCCCGCGGAGTTGAACGGTCCTGAACTGCTCTCTGACCTGTACGTCGAGGGGCTGACCATCACCAAGGCCGTCGCAACGGTCCCCACCGCGCCCGGTCTGGGCGTCCAGGTCGACGAGGACCGCATCCGCGCCGAGTCGATCACCCTGCTCTTCACCTAG
- a CDS encoding hydroxyacid dehydrogenase produces MSKLAVVMTPDRADDVCSPQTRALLAERFDVSWAGPDLSPEVVAELAAGSDVLLTSWGTPHLDKALWVDGNGPKVVAHAAGSVKKLVDPAILDQGVAVFSAGTRIAWSVGEYCLASMLTLARRLPQFDQALRAGGWKQPQLRGGELAGQKVGILGASSTARALITLLKPFGCDIVVYDPYLTAERAQQLGVRVAELEEALQSRFVSIHVPDVPETRGLVTRKLIEQLPDGAIVVNSSRGPAVDQPALLEHCLDGRLFAALDVYDPEPPKFGPDVLAAPNLLLTPHIAGDTVEGHLALAGYVIEDVLKWLDGGVRGPSFVDPAVWAIAA; encoded by the coding sequence TTGTCCAAGCTAGCGGTGGTGATGACGCCCGACCGGGCCGACGACGTGTGCAGCCCGCAGACCCGGGCGCTGCTCGCCGAGCGGTTCGACGTCAGTTGGGCCGGACCCGACCTGAGCCCGGAGGTGGTCGCCGAGCTGGCGGCCGGCAGCGACGTACTCCTGACCAGCTGGGGTACGCCGCACCTCGACAAGGCGCTGTGGGTGGATGGCAACGGCCCGAAGGTCGTCGCGCACGCGGCCGGTTCGGTGAAGAAGCTCGTCGATCCGGCGATCCTCGACCAAGGCGTCGCTGTCTTCTCGGCCGGCACGCGGATCGCCTGGTCGGTCGGCGAGTACTGCCTCGCCTCGATGCTCACGCTGGCGCGCCGACTCCCCCAGTTCGACCAGGCACTCCGCGCTGGCGGCTGGAAGCAACCACAACTCAGGGGTGGCGAACTCGCCGGCCAGAAGGTCGGCATCCTCGGAGCCAGCTCGACCGCCCGCGCGCTGATCACCCTCCTCAAGCCGTTCGGCTGCGACATCGTCGTGTACGACCCGTACCTGACAGCCGAACGCGCGCAGCAACTCGGCGTACGGGTGGCTGAGCTGGAGGAGGCGTTGCAGTCTCGGTTCGTCTCCATTCACGTGCCGGACGTGCCGGAGACTCGTGGGCTGGTGACGCGGAAGCTGATCGAGCAGTTGCCGGACGGCGCGATCGTCGTCAACTCTTCGCGCGGACCGGCCGTCGATCAGCCGGCGCTGCTGGAGCACTGCCTCGACGGGCGGCTGTTCGCCGCGCTGGATGTGTACGACCCGGAGCCGCCGAAGTTCGGTCCAGACGTGTTGGCCGCGCCGAACCTGCTCCTCACGCCACACATCGCGGGCGACACCGTCGAAGGTCACCTCGCACTAGCGGGCTATGTCATCGAGGACGTTCTCAAGTGGCTTGACGGCGGTGTTCGCGGTCCGAGCTTTGTCGATCCCGCGGTCTGGGCGATCGCGGCATGA